Proteins from one Microbacterium faecale genomic window:
- a CDS encoding hemolysin family protein: protein MSDWAGLAWLVVLLIANAFFVGAEFAVISAKRSQIEPRADKGSRAAKTALYAMEHATLMLATSQLGITICSLLILNVSEPALHHLLLGPLELTGLGEAAIDTVSFLIALIIVSYLHVVFGEMVAKNLAFSIPDRAVLLLAPPLVFVSKVFHPVIWVLNGLANGFLRLVGVEPKNEANATFTLDEVATIVSQSRREGVLEDMSGTVAAALEFTNKRVGDVAVPLERIIMLPESVTPAEVERAVATHGYSRYIIADGADEPIGYVHLKDVLRSAEHAHVEEPVPGKRIHHMVPVSESTELEDALALMRQQGRHLARVRDKDGRTVSVLFLEDVIEELIGEVHDATERSRRR, encoded by the coding sequence ATGAGCGACTGGGCTGGACTTGCCTGGCTAGTGGTGCTGCTGATCGCCAACGCCTTCTTCGTCGGCGCCGAGTTCGCCGTCATCTCGGCGAAGCGCTCGCAGATCGAGCCGCGCGCCGACAAGGGCTCGCGTGCCGCGAAGACTGCGCTGTACGCGATGGAGCACGCGACGCTCATGCTCGCGACGAGCCAGCTCGGCATCACGATCTGTTCGCTGCTGATTCTCAACGTCTCGGAGCCCGCGCTGCACCACCTCCTGCTCGGGCCGCTCGAACTGACAGGACTCGGCGAGGCGGCGATCGACACGGTGTCGTTCCTGATCGCGCTCATCATCGTGTCGTACCTGCACGTCGTCTTCGGCGAGATGGTCGCGAAGAACCTCGCGTTCAGCATTCCCGACCGCGCGGTGCTCCTGCTCGCGCCGCCGCTCGTGTTCGTCTCGAAGGTGTTCCACCCGGTCATCTGGGTTCTCAACGGTCTCGCGAACGGCTTCCTGCGCCTCGTCGGTGTCGAGCCGAAGAACGAGGCGAACGCGACGTTCACGCTCGACGAGGTCGCCACCATCGTCAGCCAGTCGCGGCGGGAGGGTGTGCTCGAAGACATGTCGGGGACGGTCGCTGCGGCGCTCGAGTTCACGAACAAACGGGTGGGCGATGTGGCGGTGCCGCTCGAGCGGATCATCATGCTGCCCGAGTCGGTCACGCCCGCCGAGGTGGAGCGCGCCGTCGCGACGCATGGCTACTCGCGCTACATCATCGCCGACGGCGCCGACGAGCCCATCGGCTACGTGCATCTCAAGGACGTGCTGCGGTCGGCCGAGCACGCGCATGTCGAAGAGCCCGTGCCCGGTAAGCGGATCCACCACATGGTGCCCGTGAGCGAGTCGACCGAGCTCGAGGACGCCCTGGCGCTGATGCGCCAGCAGGGACGCCACCTCGCGCGGGTGCGCGACAAGGACGGCCGCACCGTGTCGGTGCTCTTCCTCGAGGATGTGATCGAGGAGCTGATCGGCGAGGTGCACGACGCCACCGAGCGCTCGCGCCGCCGGTGA
- a CDS encoding hemolysin family protein, giving the protein MDWIMLGVGLLLILGTGVFVASEFALVNLDRADLEARRDRGEARLTMTISALRKTSTHLSSAQLGITLTTLLTGYTMEPALSRFLAPAFESWLPEPTVAAISVVISMTIATILSMIIGELIPKNFALALPLATAKVVAPLQIAFTAVFRPAVAGLNGSANAFIRMLGIEPQEELSGARSAEELSSLVRHSALAGMLEKDTATLLDRSLRFTRLSAGDVMTPRPRMHAIGVGEPADAVIDLARETGLSRFPVYDDDLDDIVGIVHLKAAVSVPREKRHDVPVGALRTEPLRVPDTVRLDQLLAELRTRGYQMAIVVDEYGGTAGVATLEDLVEEIVGEVADEHDRRRADVVRHVDSVTFPGQLRPDEVEERAAVEVPESDDYDTVGGYIMSALERVPDVGDTVRVEHGSLEVISMDGRRVDRVRFIPDPLPAGAETANERTDGGAR; this is encoded by the coding sequence ATGGACTGGATCATGCTGGGCGTCGGCCTGCTGCTCATCCTCGGCACCGGCGTCTTCGTCGCCAGTGAGTTCGCCCTCGTCAACCTCGATCGCGCGGATCTCGAAGCCCGCCGGGATCGCGGCGAAGCGCGACTCACGATGACGATCAGCGCCCTGCGAAAGACCTCCACCCACCTCTCATCCGCGCAGCTGGGCATCACGCTCACGACGCTGCTGACCGGCTACACGATGGAACCCGCCCTGTCGCGGTTCCTCGCACCAGCATTCGAGAGCTGGCTGCCCGAACCGACCGTCGCCGCCATCAGCGTCGTCATCAGCATGACGATCGCGACGATCCTGTCGATGATCATCGGCGAGCTGATTCCCAAGAACTTCGCGCTCGCCCTGCCACTCGCGACCGCCAAGGTCGTGGCCCCTTTGCAGATCGCGTTCACGGCGGTCTTCCGCCCGGCGGTCGCCGGCCTGAACGGGAGCGCGAACGCGTTCATCCGCATGCTCGGCATCGAGCCGCAGGAGGAGTTGTCCGGCGCGCGCTCGGCGGAGGAGCTCTCCAGCCTCGTGCGCCACAGCGCGCTCGCCGGGATGCTCGAGAAGGACACCGCGACGCTGCTCGACCGCTCGCTGCGCTTCACGCGCCTGTCCGCGGGCGACGTCATGACGCCGCGCCCCCGTATGCACGCGATCGGCGTCGGCGAGCCGGCCGACGCGGTGATCGACCTCGCCCGCGAGACCGGGCTCAGCCGATTTCCCGTGTACGACGACGACCTCGACGACATCGTGGGGATCGTGCATCTGAAGGCAGCCGTCAGCGTGCCGCGCGAGAAGCGACACGACGTTCCCGTCGGCGCGCTCCGCACCGAGCCGCTGCGGGTGCCCGATACGGTGCGTCTCGACCAGCTGCTCGCCGAGCTGCGCACCCGCGGCTACCAGATGGCCATCGTCGTCGACGAATACGGCGGGACGGCGGGCGTCGCCACGCTCGAGGATCTCGTGGAGGAGATTGTCGGCGAGGTCGCGGACGAACACGACCGGCGTCGGGCCGATGTCGTCCGCCACGTCGACTCCGTCACCTTCCCGGGGCAGCTGCGACCCGATGAGGTCGAGGAGCGCGCGGCCGTGGAGGTGCCGGAGTCCGATGACTACGACACCGTCGGCGGATACATCATGAGCGCGCTCGAGCGCGTTCCGGACGTGGGAGACACGGTGCGCGTGGAGCACGGCTCGCTTGAGGTCATAAGCATGGACGGTCGCCGCGTCGATCGCGTGCGCTTCATCCCGGATCCGCTGCCGGCCGGCGCCGAAACCGCGAACGAGCGCACGGACGGGGGTGCGCGATGA
- a CDS encoding multifunctional oxoglutarate decarboxylase/oxoglutarate dehydrogenase thiamine pyrophosphate-binding subunit/dihydrolipoyllysine-residue succinyltransferase subunit: protein MKVGDLAVSSQGTGVGTSSEGDFGANQWLVDELYQQYKLDKNAVDKEWWPVMERYEAEQNGTVSEQKKSAPAQKPQASAQTQRQSTSESAGSAADKTSTSTQPVAKTTAKPAAPAPTPAEPQSARSETEDDAQEDKVTALKGLSRTLARNMDQSLSVPTATSVRTIPAKLMIDNRIVINNHMSRTRGGKISFTHVIGWALIQALKSFPSQNVYYDEIDGKPSVVAPAHVNLGIAIDLPKPDGTRALMVPSIKKADTLTFNEYLAAYEDLVTRARANKLTASDFAGTTVSLTNPGGIGTVHSVPRLMKGQGCIIGAGALDYPAEFAGASQKTLNEMAIGKTITLTSTYDHRVIQGAGSGEFLKIVHQLLLGSDHFYEDIFAALRIPYAPIRWTPDVSVDISERVDKTARVQKLINAYRVRGHLMADIDPLAYVQREHHDLEIESHGLSFWDLEREFVTGGFGGKRQAKLRDILGVLRDTYCRTIGIEYMHIRDYEQREWFQLKLERPYEKPHHDEQLRILGKLNQAEAFETFLQTKYVGQKRFSLEGGESLIPLLDRIIDGASMEGMEGAAIGMAHRGRLNVLTNIAGKTYGDVFSEFEGALAGNKRGSGDVKYHLGTEGSFRGSDGREIDIYLAANPSHLETVDGVLEGIVRAKQDRFESGTFPWLPILVHGDAAFAGQGVVFETMQMSGLRAYRTGGTIHVVVNNQVGFTTLPQDARTSYYATDVAKTIDAPVLHVNGDDPESVVRAAELAFEYRQKFHRDIVIDLICYRRRGHNEGDDPSMTQPLMYGLIEAKRSVRRLYTQALVGRGDITEEEYEAAKADFQNRLEVAFAETHAAETGSIPVLTPEQMKPGIEGAPEATGVGASVVEQVGDAHANIPEGFTVHAKLKQLLDKRVEMSRSGKIDWAFGELLAFGSLLLEGTTVRLVGQDARRGTFVQRHAVFHDRVNGQEWLPLSNLAENQARFSVYDSLLSEYAALGFEYGYSVEKKNALVLWEAQFGDFVNGAQSIIDEFVSSAEQKWGQESGVVMLLPHGYEGQGPDHSSARIERFLQLCAQDNMTVARPSTPASYFHLLRRHAYSRPRRPLVVFTPKAMLRLRGATSEVADFAEGAFEPVLDDQRDIDRSKITRVLLHSGKIHWDLASELQKNPDPSIALVRVEQFYPTPVDELEQVLVQYPNAEIVWVQDEPENQGAWPFITQWVDHQVGRTISVVSRPAAAAPSTGSSKVHAVEHTALMKRALGR, encoded by the coding sequence ATGAAAGTGGGCGATCTGGCCGTGTCGAGTCAGGGGACGGGTGTCGGTACGTCGAGCGAGGGGGACTTCGGAGCCAATCAGTGGCTCGTCGATGAGCTCTACCAGCAGTACAAGCTCGACAAGAACGCCGTCGACAAGGAATGGTGGCCGGTGATGGAGCGCTACGAGGCCGAGCAGAACGGAACGGTCTCAGAGCAGAAGAAGTCGGCTCCCGCGCAGAAGCCGCAGGCGTCCGCGCAGACGCAGCGACAGTCCACGTCGGAGTCGGCTGGATCCGCCGCAGACAAGACATCGACGTCGACGCAGCCGGTCGCGAAGACCACGGCGAAGCCCGCGGCCCCCGCTCCGACGCCCGCTGAACCGCAGAGCGCACGTTCCGAGACCGAAGACGACGCACAGGAAGACAAGGTCACCGCGCTCAAGGGCCTGTCCCGCACGCTCGCGCGGAACATGGACCAGTCGCTCTCGGTGCCGACCGCGACCTCGGTGCGGACGATCCCGGCGAAGCTGATGATCGACAATCGCATCGTCATCAACAACCACATGTCGCGCACGCGCGGCGGCAAGATCTCGTTCACGCACGTCATCGGCTGGGCCCTCATCCAGGCGCTGAAGTCGTTCCCGAGCCAGAACGTCTACTACGACGAGATCGACGGCAAGCCCAGCGTCGTCGCGCCGGCCCACGTCAACCTCGGCATCGCGATCGACCTCCCGAAGCCGGATGGCACGCGCGCCCTCATGGTGCCGAGCATCAAGAAGGCCGACACGCTTACGTTCAACGAGTACCTCGCCGCCTACGAGGATCTCGTGACGCGCGCCCGGGCGAACAAGCTCACGGCGTCCGACTTCGCCGGCACGACCGTGTCGCTCACCAACCCCGGCGGCATCGGCACGGTCCACTCCGTCCCTCGCCTCATGAAGGGGCAGGGCTGCATCATCGGCGCCGGCGCTCTCGACTACCCGGCCGAGTTCGCCGGGGCGAGCCAGAAGACGCTGAACGAGATGGCGATCGGCAAGACCATCACGCTCACGAGCACGTACGACCACCGCGTGATCCAGGGGGCCGGATCCGGGGAGTTCCTGAAGATCGTCCACCAGCTGCTGCTCGGCTCCGATCACTTCTACGAGGACATCTTCGCGGCGCTGCGGATCCCGTACGCGCCGATCCGGTGGACCCCCGACGTCTCGGTCGACATCTCGGAACGCGTCGACAAGACCGCCCGCGTGCAGAAGCTGATCAACGCCTACCGTGTGCGCGGCCACCTGATGGCCGACATCGACCCGCTCGCGTATGTGCAGCGCGAGCACCACGACCTCGAGATCGAGTCGCACGGGCTGTCGTTCTGGGACCTCGAACGTGAGTTCGTCACGGGTGGGTTCGGCGGCAAGCGCCAGGCCAAGCTGCGTGACATCCTCGGCGTGCTGCGCGACACGTACTGCCGCACGATCGGCATCGAGTACATGCACATCCGTGACTATGAGCAGCGCGAGTGGTTCCAGCTGAAGCTCGAGCGGCCGTATGAGAAGCCGCACCACGACGAGCAGCTGCGGATCCTCGGCAAGCTCAACCAGGCCGAGGCCTTCGAGACCTTTCTGCAGACGAAGTACGTCGGACAGAAGCGCTTCTCGCTGGAGGGCGGCGAATCGCTCATTCCGTTGCTGGACCGGATCATCGACGGTGCCTCGATGGAGGGCATGGAAGGCGCCGCGATCGGCATGGCCCACCGCGGCCGCCTCAACGTGCTCACCAACATCGCCGGCAAGACGTACGGCGACGTGTTCAGCGAGTTCGAGGGAGCGCTCGCCGGCAACAAGCGCGGATCCGGTGACGTGAAGTATCACCTCGGCACCGAGGGCTCCTTCCGAGGATCCGACGGCCGCGAGATCGACATCTACCTCGCCGCGAACCCCTCGCACCTCGAGACCGTCGACGGCGTGCTCGAGGGCATCGTGCGCGCGAAGCAGGACCGCTTCGAGAGCGGCACGTTCCCGTGGCTGCCGATCCTCGTCCACGGTGATGCGGCATTCGCCGGCCAGGGCGTCGTCTTCGAGACGATGCAGATGTCCGGGCTCCGCGCCTACCGCACGGGCGGCACGATCCACGTCGTGGTCAACAACCAGGTCGGCTTCACGACGCTGCCGCAGGATGCTCGCACGTCGTACTACGCCACCGACGTCGCCAAGACGATCGATGCGCCCGTTCTCCACGTGAACGGCGACGACCCCGAGTCGGTCGTACGCGCGGCGGAGCTCGCCTTCGAGTACCGCCAGAAGTTCCACCGCGACATCGTGATCGACCTGATCTGCTACCGCCGCCGCGGCCACAACGAGGGCGACGACCCCTCGATGACGCAGCCGCTCATGTACGGCCTGATCGAGGCGAAGCGCTCGGTGCGCCGCCTCTACACGCAGGCGCTCGTCGGTCGCGGCGACATCACCGAGGAGGAGTACGAGGCGGCGAAGGCCGACTTCCAGAACCGACTCGAGGTGGCGTTCGCGGAGACCCACGCGGCAGAGACCGGGTCGATTCCTGTCCTCACGCCCGAGCAGATGAAGCCGGGCATCGAGGGGGCGCCGGAGGCCACAGGCGTCGGTGCCTCCGTCGTCGAGCAGGTCGGCGACGCGCACGCCAACATTCCCGAGGGCTTCACGGTGCACGCGAAGCTCAAGCAGCTGCTCGACAAGCGCGTCGAGATGAGCCGCAGCGGCAAGATCGACTGGGCGTTCGGCGAGCTGCTGGCGTTCGGATCGCTGCTGCTCGAGGGTACGACCGTGCGCCTCGTCGGCCAGGACGCGCGCCGCGGCACCTTCGTGCAGCGCCACGCCGTGTTCCACGACCGCGTCAACGGCCAGGAGTGGCTGCCGCTGTCGAACCTCGCCGAGAACCAGGCACGGTTCAGTGTCTACGACTCGCTCCTCAGCGAGTACGCGGCGCTCGGGTTCGAGTACGGCTACTCGGTCGAGAAAAAGAACGCTCTCGTGCTGTGGGAGGCGCAGTTCGGCGACTTCGTCAACGGCGCGCAGTCGATCATCGACGAGTTCGTCTCCTCGGCCGAGCAGAAGTGGGGACAGGAATCGGGCGTCGTAATGCTCCTCCCGCACGGGTATGAGGGACAGGGTCCCGACCACTCGTCGGCGCGCATCGAGCGCTTCCTGCAGCTGTGCGCGCAGGACAACATGACCGTGGCGCGGCCCTCGACACCCGCGTCGTACTTCCACCTGCTGCGCCGTCACGCATACTCGCGTCCGCGCCGTCCGCTGGTCGTGTTCACGCCGAAGGCGATGCTGCGCCTGCGCGGCGCGACGAGCGAGGTGGCGGACTTCGCCGAGGGCGCGTTCGAACCGGTCCTTGACGACCAGCGCGACATCGACCGCTCGAAGATCACGCGCGTGCTGTTGCACTCCGGCAAGATCCACTGGGATCTCGCCAGCGAGCTGCAGAAGAACCCGGATCCGTCGATCGCCCTCGTGCGTGTCGAGCAGTTCTACCCGACTCCGGTGGACGAGCTCGAGCAGGTGCTCGTGCAGTACCCGAACGCGGAGATCGTGTGGGTCCAAGACGAGCCCGAGAACCAGGGCGCGTGGCCGTTCATCACCCAGTGGGTGGACCACCAGGTGGGCCGCACCATCTCGGTCGTGTCGCGCCCGGCAGCCGCCGCGCCGTCGACCGGATCGTCGAAGGTGCACGCCGTCGAGCACACGGCGCTCATGAAGCGAGCGCTCGGACGCTGA
- a CDS encoding ADP-dependent NAD(P)H-hydrate dehydratase, translating into MPGGYGWHEDEWTGADAREVLRTPSRDDHKYSRGSVLMLTGSSAYPGAAVLSVEGAWRTGIGMVRWFGEADVGRLVLQQRPETVMGAGRTDAVVVGSGIDARTRTDQVTRAIERMLASPAPTVIDAGALDLAPRAHGPFVVTPHAGELREVRIPLGLGVDDIDVDPLAERLAGDFPERLLVVRETAVALGGVVLLKGAETIVGTPGGWWTVVRAGTPWLATAGTGDVLAGAIGSVLAGAVAAAEEEIDVEDLGPIAATGAWLQGTAGQIAARHGGPITALDVAEALPHAFAEASA; encoded by the coding sequence ATGCCCGGCGGATACGGATGGCACGAGGACGAATGGACGGGCGCTGACGCGCGCGAGGTGCTCCGAACGCCGTCGCGCGACGACCACAAGTACTCACGCGGATCCGTGCTGATGCTCACGGGCAGCTCGGCGTACCCGGGCGCCGCGGTGCTCTCGGTCGAGGGCGCGTGGCGGACCGGGATCGGCATGGTGCGCTGGTTCGGCGAGGCCGACGTCGGGCGGTTGGTGCTCCAGCAGCGTCCGGAGACGGTGATGGGAGCGGGACGCACCGACGCGGTCGTGGTCGGCAGCGGGATCGACGCGCGCACGCGCACCGATCAGGTCACGCGGGCGATCGAGCGGATGCTCGCCTCGCCGGCGCCAACCGTCATCGATGCGGGCGCGCTCGACCTCGCCCCGCGAGCGCACGGTCCGTTCGTCGTGACGCCGCACGCGGGGGAGCTGCGCGAGGTGCGCATCCCGCTCGGCCTCGGCGTCGACGACATCGACGTGGATCCGCTCGCGGAACGACTTGCCGGCGATTTCCCCGAGCGCCTCCTCGTCGTGCGCGAGACAGCCGTCGCACTTGGCGGCGTCGTGCTGCTGAAGGGGGCGGAGACGATCGTCGGGACCCCCGGCGGCTGGTGGACCGTCGTGCGCGCCGGAACGCCGTGGCTCGCCACCGCGGGCACCGGAGACGTCCTCGCGGGCGCGATCGGATCCGTCTTGGCGGGCGCCGTCGCCGCGGCCGAGGAAGAGATCGACGTGGAGGATCTCGGACCGATCGCCGCGACCGGCGCCTGGCTGCAGGGCACAGCGGGCCAGATCGCCGCCCGGCACGGCGGCCCGATCACGGCCCTCGACGTCGCGGAGGCCCTCCCGCACGCGTTCGCGGAGGCCTCTGCGTGA
- a CDS encoding glycosyltransferase 87 family protein, whose translation MTRHTRLAAVWAAFLLAHAVSIALGWLWPNQPMGDTYLVYEPWSELALSGQAIMGVTDPWVYPPLALAPMVLAQTLVWFPTYPLAWAVLVAIVNAVAFGVLVGRGSSRPRLAAGVYWAAFTAVLGPIALFRLDAITVPIAILGLLAAIRHPVVAGALVGAATWIKVWPAALVAALVVSVRGRWRIIAGGAAVSAVVIAVVSLAGDAEHLLGFITTQGARGLQIEAIAATPFVLGAGDATIAYDTEILTYQVSGRGVVEVAAALTPLMAVAALAVAAAGVWRIRSGSPVVRVLPPLALALVIVLIVFNKVGSPQFQTWLIPPLVLWIAWDRARAWGPALLALIAAALTHVVYPVTYHLILMSDTLATAVLGARNVIIIALGAWAVIRLIRTPTPS comes from the coding sequence GTGACGCGCCACACCCGTCTCGCCGCGGTGTGGGCGGCGTTCCTCCTCGCGCACGCGGTGTCGATCGCCCTGGGGTGGCTCTGGCCGAACCAGCCGATGGGCGACACCTACCTCGTCTACGAGCCGTGGAGCGAACTCGCCCTGAGCGGCCAGGCCATCATGGGCGTGACGGACCCGTGGGTGTACCCGCCGCTTGCGCTCGCGCCGATGGTGCTCGCCCAGACGCTCGTGTGGTTCCCGACGTATCCGCTCGCCTGGGCCGTTCTCGTCGCGATCGTCAATGCCGTCGCGTTCGGCGTCCTCGTCGGTCGCGGATCCAGCCGGCCGCGGCTCGCGGCAGGTGTGTACTGGGCCGCATTCACCGCGGTCCTCGGCCCGATCGCCTTGTTCCGGCTCGATGCGATCACCGTGCCGATCGCGATTCTCGGTCTGCTCGCCGCGATCCGTCACCCTGTCGTCGCCGGCGCCCTCGTGGGCGCGGCGACCTGGATCAAGGTGTGGCCGGCCGCGCTCGTCGCCGCGCTCGTCGTCTCCGTGCGCGGCCGCTGGCGGATCATCGCCGGCGGCGCCGCGGTCTCCGCTGTCGTCATCGCTGTCGTCTCTCTCGCGGGCGACGCGGAGCACCTCCTCGGATTCATCACGACGCAGGGCGCGCGCGGGCTGCAGATCGAGGCGATCGCCGCCACGCCCTTCGTCCTCGGGGCGGGCGACGCGACGATCGCCTACGACACCGAGATCCTGACCTACCAGGTCTCGGGCCGGGGCGTCGTCGAGGTCGCCGCCGCACTGACGCCGCTGATGGCCGTCGCGGCGCTCGCCGTCGCGGCAGCGGGCGTGTGGCGGATCCGCAGCGGATCGCCGGTCGTCCGCGTGCTGCCGCCGCTCGCGCTCGCGCTCGTCATCGTCCTCATCGTCTTCAACAAGGTCGGTTCCCCGCAGTTCCAGACCTGGCTGATCCCACCCCTCGTGCTCTGGATCGCGTGGGATCGCGCCCGCGCCTGGGGCCCGGCGCTGCTGGCGCTCATCGCCGCGGCCCTTACGCACGTCGTCTACCCCGTGACGTATCACCTGATCCTCATGAGCGATACGCTGGCGACAGCGGTCCTGGGAGCGCGCAACGTGATCATCATCGCTCTCGGCGCCTGGGCCGTGATCCGCTTGATCCGAACGCCGACACCATCTTAG
- a CDS encoding thiamine-binding protein produces MIVAFSVAPSGTGRADGSVHDAVAEAVKIVRDSGLPNRTSSMFTEIEGEWDEVMAVVKRATDAVAPYGSRVSLVLKADIRPGYTGELDGKIERLETAIDG; encoded by the coding sequence ATGATCGTCGCCTTCTCCGTCGCCCCATCCGGCACCGGTCGCGCGGACGGATCCGTCCACGACGCCGTTGCCGAGGCCGTGAAGATCGTCCGCGACTCCGGGCTTCCGAACCGCACCTCGTCGATGTTCACCGAGATCGAGGGGGAGTGGGACGAGGTGATGGCCGTCGTCAAGCGCGCGACAGACGCGGTCGCTCCCTATGGATCCCGCGTCTCGCTTGTGCTGAAGGCCGACATCCGCCCGGGCTACACCGGCGAACTCGACGGCAAGATCGAGCGCTTGGAGACCGCGATCGACGGCTGA
- a CDS encoding MFS transporter, producing MTTSTPVSRGAATMALLSMAIGAFGIGMTEFVSMGLLPGIADDLLPTLMAAHPEEGIARAGILISLYALGVVVGAPTIAAIVTRYPRNRVMILLIAALLVGNLLTVIAPTFELAAATRFLSGLPHGAYFGMTTIVASEILGASRRGWGVAMVMTGLTVANVVGVPGGTFLGQHLGWRAAYAVVVLVFVLALIMCARHIPARPGDRGRSFLQELGIFRIPQVWMTVLLGAVGFGAFFSIYSYIATLMTEAAGGPEWAVPIALMSIGLGMVFGNVLGGRLADISVERTLLFGLCAVAVGSALVGALSAWPVALVIALFVFGVLSQITVPSVQLRLLDVAGSYQSIGAALNHSALNIGNSVGAAFGGVVIAAGFGYAAPAWLGVVLSVAGVGIAAWSLALDRRPAPAPA from the coding sequence GTGACTACCTCGACCCCCGTGTCGAGGGGTGCGGCGACGATGGCGCTCCTCTCTATGGCCATCGGTGCATTCGGCATCGGCATGACGGAGTTCGTCTCGATGGGGCTGCTGCCCGGCATCGCCGACGACCTGCTGCCGACGCTCATGGCCGCGCACCCAGAAGAGGGGATCGCGCGCGCCGGGATCCTCATCAGCCTGTACGCGCTCGGCGTCGTGGTCGGCGCCCCCACGATCGCCGCCATCGTCACGCGCTACCCGCGCAATCGGGTCATGATCCTGCTCATCGCGGCGCTGCTGGTCGGCAATCTCCTGACCGTGATCGCGCCGACGTTCGAGCTCGCCGCCGCGACCCGTTTTCTCTCCGGCCTGCCGCACGGCGCCTACTTCGGGATGACGACGATCGTCGCGAGCGAGATCCTCGGGGCGAGCCGCCGTGGCTGGGGTGTGGCCATGGTGATGACCGGCCTCACTGTCGCGAACGTCGTGGGGGTTCCGGGCGGCACCTTCCTCGGCCAGCACCTCGGATGGCGTGCGGCGTACGCCGTCGTGGTGCTCGTATTCGTCCTCGCCCTCATCATGTGCGCGCGACACATTCCCGCCCGCCCCGGCGACCGCGGGCGATCCTTCCTCCAGGAACTCGGCATCTTCCGCATTCCGCAGGTGTGGATGACCGTGCTGCTCGGCGCCGTCGGATTCGGCGCGTTCTTCTCGATCTACAGCTACATCGCGACACTCATGACCGAGGCCGCGGGCGGACCAGAATGGGCCGTGCCGATCGCGCTCATGTCGATCGGCCTCGGGATGGTGTTCGGCAACGTACTCGGCGGACGGCTCGCCGACATCAGCGTCGAGCGCACCCTCCTGTTCGGGCTGTGCGCCGTCGCGGTCGGATCCGCTCTGGTCGGCGCGCTGTCGGCGTGGCCGGTGGCGCTCGTCATCGCGCTGTTCGTCTTCGGCGTGCTGAGTCAGATCACCGTGCCGTCCGTGCAGCTGCGGCTGCTCGACGTCGCCGGCTCCTACCAGTCCATCGGCGCCGCACTGAACCACTCCGCGCTCAACATCGGCAACAGCGTCGGCGCGGCATTCGGCGGCGTCGTCATCGCCGCCGGTTTCGGCTACGCGGCGCCCGCGTGGCTCGGCGTCGTGCTGTCGGTCGCCGGCGTCGGGATCGCGGCGTGGTCGCTCGCGCTGGACCGGCGTCCGGCGCCGGCGCCCGCATAG